The following coding sequences are from one Homalodisca vitripennis isolate AUS2020 chromosome 7, UT_GWSS_2.1, whole genome shotgun sequence window:
- the LOC124366544 gene encoding uncharacterized protein LOC124366544, whose translation MLIILGLLTLILVRSVSPFDVRALCPEVCPSRLYPSTAQGTWWTIQATNTSNVECGILNTHCPWKCLGFQFYSNVYPRLYIHEYNMTAFGYNTTKGCYDHQYAIIRLVDMNQPWAVFNIADKWTGVYTIVAILDTDDHESFIILYVCGVKTAEGEPIVFIITRDKRGMCRRNEKRVDAVLKANNIRRCNLNVIDRNKCPVKFSTMFAIETCCNTNLDNVK comes from the exons ATGCTGATTATTTTag GGTTGTTAACTCTGATATTAGTGCGATCTGTGTCTCCCTTTGACGTCCGAGCCCTCTGCCCTGAGGTCTGTCCTTCTCGATTATATCCTTCTACA GCACAAGGCACGTGGTGGACAATCCAAGCAACCAATACAAGCAATGTGGAGTGTGGGATTCTGA ATACCCATTGCCCGTGGAAGTGTCTCGGGTTTCAGTTTTACAGCAATGTCTACCCACGTTTGTACATTCATGAATACAACATGACAGCATTTGGTTACAACACAAC AAAAGGATGTTATGATCATCAGTACGCGATAATAAGGCTTGTGGACATGAACCAGCCTTGGGCGGTATTCAACATTGCTGATAAATGGA CTGGCGTTTATACTATCGTGGCTATCTTGGACACAGATGATCATGAAAGCTTTATAATCCTATACGTATGTGGTGTGAAAACAG CCGAAGGGGAGCCCATTGTATTCATTATTACCAGAGACAAAAGAGGGATGTGCAGAAGAAATGAAAAGAGGGTTGACGCTGTCCTCAAAGCCAACAATATCCGCAGGTGCAATCTTAACGTGATTGATAGGAATAAATGCCCTGTCAAGTTTAGTACTATGTTCGCTATAGAAACATGTTGCAATACAAACCttgataatgtaaaataa